The genomic region CTTTAAGGGTAAAGTAGCAATGCCCTGAATAGTGGCGTTTAAAATTCGAAATTTCGCCACGGACGAAAACATCGGCAAGAGTGTCGTCGCCATCGAGCAAACCTTTAATATAGCAGGTAATCTCGCTTACACTAAAAATACCCAAATAAGAACCACCTTTTCTTAACAATATATTTTATCATATAACAAATAAGCAAAAAAAAAACAGACGTTGCCGTCTTTAAAGGCATGTTCCAAAGTATTTTGGGGCGACAAAACACTTATAGCGCCAATCACAAACCAGAAAAAATAGCCTGGCGGGATAAGATGGCCGACAACTGTGCCGATCACCGCACCCACCAGCGTATAAATCAGCTTAGACGCCACCCCTGCACCAACTTTTATGTATCATATGCGGCTCAAATGGCAGGGGTGTCATGGGATAAGGCAAAAAAGGCGGCGCCAACGGCATTATCCGGGCTAAACCGCGGACTAGGATAATACAGGTTGAGCCGCTGCGGTTCCCGCAGCCTCTCGTCCAGGTAGTGACGAATGAAGCTATTAGCGGTGACTCCACCTACCAATAATACGTCCCGTAAGCCGGTCTCTTCAGACGCCTGCCCAATCAGTCTGGCAAGACTGTCGGCTACGCACTGCTCAACGCCTGCGGCGATGGCAGCCGGTTCTTCACCTTTGGCGATTAAACGCTGTGCCTGTGACTCAGGACCGGCAAAACTGACCCGAAGCTCCCGTACCGCTACCGGAATGCGACTTGCCCGATCCCGTCCCGCCTGCGCCAGCTTTTCCAGGTGGGGACCTGCGGGAAAGGGAAGGCCCAGAGCGACACCTACCCGGTCAATAAATTGGCCGGCGTGCAAGTCGGCCGATCCGCCCATTAATTCGATTTCACAACCTTGAGCGCTGCGCTTTACCCGCACAAGCTCAGTCGTACCGCCTGAGACGTGAATAGCAAGAAATTCACGCTGTTTGGGTCCGCCTGCTGACCACAAGCCAGCAAAAACGTGATTTTCCTGGTGGCTTAGGCGGCGGAGCGCAATACGGTTTAGCGCCGCCAAAGCACGGGCAAACCCCAGCCCAACGAGAAAGGCCGGCATATAGGACTCAGGCAAAGGGCGAGGCGAAGCCGAAACACCTATGGCGGCAAGCTGCACCGCACTACCCGCCTTGCCAAGCACTTCCTCCAGAAGGTCGGGCAGGTTGCGAGTATGCTGAAAAACCATTTCCGATTGGGCAAGTCCCCGCTTCCCTGCTTTAACCGTCAGCAGTCGGCGCTCATCGGCCACCAAGCCGCCGCATTCATCCAGCAAGGCAACGGAAGTCGTATAGCAGCTTGTATCAATTCCCAGATAATACCGCATAATTTACCTCAAGCCATCTTGCAGGGCCTTTTTCTTGACCAGCGCACCCAATATTCCATTAACAAAACGCCCCGATTCTTCCGTGCTGAAGATTTTAGCCAGTTCAACCGCTTCATTAATGACAACATTTGGCGGTAACTTCTCTTGTCCGTATCGCATCTCATAAATGGCCATACGCACAATGTTACGGTCCACACCGGCCATTCGCTCAAGCTTCCACTCTTTTGCCTGACCGGCAATAATGGCATCAATTTCGGCCAGATGGTCTTTGGTGCCTGTTACCAATTGGCGGGCATACTCCTGAGCGTTTTTACTTACATCATCCCTGTCCTGAACCAAAGCGGCCAGCGCCGCCACTGGATCGGTGTCATTAAAATCAAGTTGAAACAGCGTTTGTAACGCAATCTCCCGTGCTTTTCGTCGACTCATAGTCTTTTTCTCCTAACGGTGATATCCTGGCGGTAATAGCTTATCCAAAATATCCATAATATCTTCTTTTTCGTCAATGCGTTTGCCTACCACATATCCGCCTACGACGCACAACAATACAAACAGGGTACGAATAAAGCCGAAGGTAATAATAAAAACGCCTAACAGAAAGCCAATGGCGACGCCTAAAATCTTACCGCTGTGTTGCTGCCAAATTTCTTGCAGCAATTTTTGGTTCATGGCCTACCCTCCTATTCGACCCGCTGTTTCTTAAAGTCGTTCGCAATATTTTCAACCAAAATTTTCACATCGGCCAGTTCCACACCAACGGTGTTTTTGGCATAAGCATAAACGCGTTCCTGAATTTGCGCCGAAACGTCGGGAACATTGCTCTCCGGGCTGATAACCGTCCTGATAAAAACCGCCAGACCCTGACCGGTGTGGCTGACCCGCACTTTTACGCCCCGCACGCCGCGGACATGGCGCGCCGTTTTTTCCACTAAGTTTTTAACAGCATCAAGCGAAATATGGATATCACCCATATCACTGTGATGAACGATTGTTTCCCGTTCACCGCGCGAACGAAGCCCTGCTAAGAGTAAACGCACGCTTACCATTAAGAACACGGCGGCAACCAGAGCAGCCTCCCATTGGCCGTAAATATAGATCACGCTTGTCCATACCCACTCCAAAGGAAGGAGGCTTAAGCCCAGCAAGACAACGCCTAATGACAAAAAAGCCAATACAAACGTATAGACAGACAAAATTATCCGGTCGATAATTCCCATATTTACTCCTTTCTAGCGCACGCGAACTTCCTCATCCTTACCTTCCTGGGCAAAACCGACGCCTTGAACATGGATGTTTACTTCAACAACATCTAGGCCAGTCATGGACTCAATCGCCCGCTTTACATTTTCCTGCACCCGCAAGGCGACGTCAGGTATGCGCACGCCGTACTCAACAATGATATACAAGTCCACTGCCGCTTCGCGTTCACCCACTTCCACCTTAACACCTTTTGATAGGTTCTTCTTGCCGAGCATTTCGGCAATGCCGCCTACCAGGCCTCCGCTCATGCCCGCGACACCGGGCACCTCGGTGGCGGCCAGGCCGGCAATAATGCCCACGACTTCGTCGGCAATACGTATCGAGCCTACGTCATTGCGCTCGGTTCTCTCCATATGCTCGCGCTTATCCAACAAAACCCCCCCCATTCCGGTTGGTATATTATCCTATGACTTTATTTAACGATTATGGCTTTATTAGTATACCAAATTTTTCCCGGATTTACAAAGACCTCTCTAGTCAAGACGACTAAAATGACAAACAGAGTGGCAATTACGGTCCACTCTGTGGCAATGCTATGCTATGGTTTCGCGCTGATCGTAATATCCTCCGGTTTTACCCCGGAGACGCGGCTGATGACTTCGGCAACCTGCATGACGTCCTCGCGCGTCAGCGAAGGCGTCTTAACAACCGCACTGACAGAATTATCACGGATGAAAACAAGAACATCGGCATAGCCCCGTGCCTTTATCAGACTTTCAATTTCGGCCTCGCGTTGTTTTTCCAAGGTCATTTTCAGCACGGCTTCCTGGGCTTTTTGTCTAGTTTCTTCGCCGCTTGCGCTGCGAATTATTTCACGCAGCAAGTCAAAGCGTTCACTGCGGATTTTATCACGCTCAAGCCGGTATTCGGTGAAAAAGTCTGGGGCCGTCACCGGCACCGCCGGTTCCGGCGTCATTGTTTTGGCGACTTGCATGGCGTTAGACCGGTCAGCCTTACTCTGCCAAACATGCCCCCGATAGGTCAGCAGCCCTGTTGTGAGTAACGCCACGGCTATTACTCCTGCCAACAGCAGCACAACTTTTTTCAGTTTTTTCTAAGGCCACTACCATCATAATTCTGCCCTCACTTTCTTTGCGGTAATACGGTAATTTTATAAGCTGGCACACCCAGCCCGGCCTCAACGGCTTTCGTCAGATTGGCTTTGACGCTGGAATCATATGCCCCGTCGGCAATAACCAGAACTCCCTTGATTACCGGCTTGGTTTCCCGTACCATTACCGGTCGGTCGGCGCCACCTTCCTTACTCAGGAGGATTTGTTCATTCTCCCGCGTCTCCGTTGTCACGCGCGTACCGCCGGCCGTGTCTTTTTCCTGGATAACTTTTGTTTCCTTGACGATATTCTTAGCATGCTCCTGGACCCCGCCGTTTTCCAACGTGATACTGACGGACACAGCCCCAGCGCCCTTGACTTGCGAAAGCAGATTGGCCATTTTGGCTTCCAATGCTTCTTCGTAACTACGGCTGACGACCAACGCCTTGGCTGGCTGCGGCACGCTTTCGACCTTCAGCTTAGCGCCAGGCGTCTCCAGCATGCCGCCGGCAATTATGAGCAATACGCCGCAAAGTCCGATGAAAATCAGCCGCAGTCTGCTCCCTCCTTCGCCGGCAATATTAAAAGAAAACATTTTTTTTGCCGTTGAAATAAAGCCGTTCATTTTTCCGACCTCCTTTTAGTTCATCCGCTTTACTTCAATCTGAGCTGGTCGCAATTGGTACAACTCTGTAACAATCCGAATAATTTTGGCCTTAATCTGCGGTTCTATTTCCTCTTTGCTGTCTGCAGCCTCGTGAGGCTTCACCGTAATAGGCTCTATATTACGCCCGTCAGCTGTCCTGCCTGGCGTAATATAGACAGTAACCCGTTTGATGGCTCCCGTGAGTCGTTTATCAGCGGTTTCAACCAATTCCACTGTCGCCCGCGCGTCAGCCACCCCGTCGACAGCCATCGCCAAGGCCCGGACTTGTTTGGCAACGTCATGGCGGTACACCTCTTGGGCCAGACGACTCTGCTCGTCGGCTAAATCCCGGCTTTTCCGCAAAATGTCCGCTGCCTGGCCGGCGCCGGCGCTCACGGCGGCGGCGCGGTCACCCCACTGAGTGTTTATGATTTCAAGCACGGGATTTAAGACGGCCAGCATGATGAACAGCCCCAAGATGACCCGGACAAAACGTTGCATGCTGTTATTCGGCAGGAGCAGCTCAAGAAAGGTGGCAAACAGGACCACTAAGATAATCTGTTTTATGTAGGCAGACAAAATGGCGATCATAATAATACCCCACTCGTGGTATCAGCGCAGCATTACTGCCAGGCTGCCTGCGCCGACGATCATGGTTATAGCCAAAAAGAGCATTAAGGCGACCGTTAGAACAGCACCGAAAACCAGCAGCAAGTTGTTGCCCATGCCGTCAAGACATTTCGCCATCTTTTCGTCGCCAAGGGGTTGAACAAGAGCGCCGGCGATTTTAATGACCAGTATTAGCGACATCAGTTTAATGAGAGGGAAAGCGCAAACAGTGATAATGGCCATTACGCCGAAAATACCGATGGCGTTTTTAATGAGCAGTGATGCGCCCATCACTAGTTCAACTGTATCGGCAAACATTTTACCGACTACAGGTATAAAGGTAGACGTAGCATATTTTGCAGTCCGCAGCGTAATCCCATCGGCCACGCTGCCGGCGACGCCCTGAATGGTAATGATGCCGATAAAAATGACCAGTGTCAGACCGAGGACTACCATGCCGCCTTGCTTAAAAAAACCGGCCAGATTACTCAAACGGTATTTGTCAGACAAAAAATTGACACATTCCAGGACGGCCGTCAGTATTAACAGCGGCAGCACCACATCTTTGACGACCAAGCCGACCGAGCTCACCACGAAAAGCATCAGCGGCGTAAACAAGGCAGCCGATGTCAGCGCGCCAACGCCGGCTAACAACGAAAGCAAAAGCGGCAAGAGCGCCTCCATCATACCTACCATGTAATCGACGGTTTCCCGGGCCATGGTCAGGGCATTGTATAAAGCATTAAGGGCAATAACGGCAAGAAAAATAAAGCACACGCCGTAAGCCAGCAGGGAAATCGTCGACTGCTCAAAAGAATTTTGTAGGTTTTGCAACAACGCACAAAGGACGGCCAGAAATAACAGTTTGCCGAGGAGGTGAATATTCGCCGCGCATTCGCGAAATAGCCGACTAATCAGCTTTTGCCATAACTGGGACCAATCAAAATTCAGCCCCTTGGCGGCTGTCTCCTTGATAGTTGCCGCGGTAAGCAGGGGAATATCCTCCTGTAA from Thermosinus carboxydivorans Nor1 harbors:
- a CDS encoding Asp23/Gls24 family envelope stress response protein, translating into MDKREHMERTERNDVGSIRIADEVVGIIAGLAATEVPGVAGMSGGLVGGIAEMLGKKNLSKGVKVEVGEREAAVDLYIIVEYGVRIPDVALRVQENVKRAIESMTGLDVVEVNIHVQGVGFAQEGKDEEVRVR
- the nusB gene encoding transcription antitermination factor NusB — translated: MSRRKAREIALQTLFQLDFNDTDPVAALAALVQDRDDVSKNAQEYARQLVTGTKDHLAEIDAIIAGQAKEWKLERMAGVDRNIVRMAIYEMRYGQEKLPPNVVINEAVELAKIFSTEESGRFVNGILGALVKKKALQDGLR
- the spoIIIAF gene encoding stage III sporulation protein AF → MIAILSAYIKQIILVVLFATFLELLLPNNSMQRFVRVILGLFIMLAVLNPVLEIINTQWGDRAAAVSAGAGQAADILRKSRDLADEQSRLAQEVYRHDVAKQVRALAMAVDGVADARATVELVETADKRLTGAIKRVTVYITPGRTADGRNIEPITVKPHEAADSKEEIEPQIKAKIIRIVTELYQLRPAQIEVKRMN
- the spoIIIAE gene encoding stage III sporulation protein AE — encoded protein: MKIVLCVIMLLIISGAGWAAPLDQDGVSDQLLDKLSLDNVNNFIRKVNHELQEDIPLLTAATIKETAAKGLNFDWSQLWQKLISRLFRECAANIHLLGKLLFLAVLCALLQNLQNSFEQSTISLLAYGVCFIFLAVIALNALYNALTMARETVDYMVGMMEALLPLLLSLLAGVGALTSAALFTPLMLFVVSSVGLVVKDVVLPLLILTAVLECVNFLSDKYRLSNLAGFFKQGGMVVLGLTLVIFIGIITIQGVAGSVADGITLRTAKYATSTFIPVVGKMFADTVELVMGASLLIKNAIGIFGVMAIITVCAFPLIKLMSLILVIKIAGALVQPLGDEKMAKCLDGMGNNLLLVFGAVLTVALMLFLAITMIVGAGSLAVMLR
- a CDS encoding SpoIIIAH-like family protein, whose protein sequence is MALLTTGLLTYRGHVWQSKADRSNAMQVAKTMTPEPAVPVTAPDFFTEYRLERDKIRSERFDLLREIIRSASGEETRQKAQEAVLKMTLEKQREAEIESLIKARGYADVLVFIRDNSVSAVVKTPSLTREDVMQVAEVISRVSGVKPEDITISAKP
- a CDS encoding Kae1-like domain-containing protein, with the translated sequence MRYYLGIDTSCYTTSVALLDECGGLVADERRLLTVKAGKRGLAQSEMVFQHTRNLPDLLEEVLGKAGSAVQLAAIGVSASPRPLPESYMPAFLVGLGFARALAALNRIALRRLSHQENHVFAGLWSAGGPKQREFLAIHVSGGTTELVRVKRSAQGCEIELMGGSADLHAGQFIDRVGVALGLPFPAGPHLEKLAQAGRDRASRIPVAVRELRVSFAGPESQAQRLIAKGEEPAAIAAGVEQCVADSLARLIGQASEETGLRDVLLVGGVTANSFIRHYLDERLREPQRLNLYYPSPRFSPDNAVGAAFFALSHDTPAI
- the amaP gene encoding alkaline shock response membrane anchor protein AmaP — its product is MGIIDRIILSVYTFVLAFLSLGVVLLGLSLLPLEWVWTSVIYIYGQWEAALVAAVFLMVSVRLLLAGLRSRGERETIVHHSDMGDIHISLDAVKNLVEKTARHVRGVRGVKVRVSHTGQGLAVFIRTVISPESNVPDVSAQIQERVYAYAKNTVGVELADVKILVENIANDFKKQRVE
- a CDS encoding DUF2273 domain-containing protein; translation: MNQKLLQEIWQQHSGKILGVAIGFLLGVFIITFGFIRTLFVLLCVVGGYVVGKRIDEKEDIMDILDKLLPPGYHR